From a region of the Fibrobacter sp. UWB2 genome:
- a CDS encoding carbohydrate-binding protein has product MKKRVLGLAFLLCANSFAVTSQFRGVNWADKRDNFVSDVLVLSGLSLSDNHESAYAIADRIVGQFQEVLGTNSVRMPVNEPTILKAFDMYSGALDAALEHGRVAMGYWGPAQPAGPKNMDDWWKMWAKLVETYGDHPNAYFEIFNEPHMYNKTDLRNLYADWLKKFPNVPRDHILLDGSGLAWNVPDIADDPRFEGCLFAVHEYTFWNMSITTEQGWKNSFKGKVGKYIDRTVCTEWGGAMSPGDKAGVHYDYQDYNKAPTNYFTAYIRGMSDQLREWEMGSFYWPGLRDGDWYSMTKRSGEGVNTKLQIVNQSGVDRMQMAWADTVETTPPQQDPFGGFDADGKAIAGKPAAIPGKIEAENYDLGGSRVSFYDKSSTNEGGAYRKDAVDIVALDSADKSKGYALGYTQDGEWLEYTVNVAKTAKFTVEVQMATASEKAGVQLFIDNKAVSDNIIAKQGEDWSTYTAVQSQLGEIAAGEHVLKMQIVGNYVNIDNIRFCEGEKCEETVGIRANRASSVRTLENISPRLRIQNNKLFVEKNGKRFDLTGHRIK; this is encoded by the coding sequence ATGAAAAAGAGAGTTCTTGGTTTAGCTTTTCTTCTTTGCGCAAACTCATTCGCCGTTACAAGCCAATTCCGCGGCGTCAACTGGGCGGATAAGCGCGACAACTTCGTCTCGGACGTTCTCGTGCTTTCGGGCTTAAGCCTTTCCGACAATCATGAATCGGCTTATGCCATTGCCGACCGTATTGTCGGGCAGTTCCAGGAAGTGCTTGGTACAAACAGCGTGCGCATGCCGGTGAACGAACCGACCATTCTTAAAGCTTTTGACATGTATTCGGGTGCTTTGGATGCTGCTCTTGAACATGGTCGAGTGGCTATGGGCTACTGGGGCCCTGCGCAGCCTGCGGGGCCCAAGAACATGGACGATTGGTGGAAAATGTGGGCGAAACTCGTCGAAACATACGGCGACCATCCGAACGCCTACTTTGAAATTTTCAACGAACCGCACATGTATAACAAGACGGACCTTCGCAATCTCTATGCGGACTGGCTCAAGAAATTCCCGAACGTCCCGCGCGACCACATTTTGCTCGATGGCTCCGGCCTCGCATGGAACGTTCCGGATATTGCCGACGACCCGCGCTTTGAAGGCTGCCTCTTTGCCGTTCACGAATACACGTTCTGGAACATGAGCATCACTACCGAACAGGGTTGGAAAAACAGCTTCAAGGGCAAGGTTGGCAAGTACATTGACCGCACCGTTTGCACGGAATGGGGCGGCGCCATGAGTCCTGGCGACAAGGCGGGCGTGCATTACGACTATCAGGATTACAACAAGGCTCCCACCAACTACTTCACGGCTTACATCCGCGGCATGTCCGATCAGCTCCGCGAATGGGAAATGGGCAGTTTCTACTGGCCGGGCCTCCGTGATGGTGACTGGTACAGTATGACCAAGCGCAGCGGGGAAGGCGTAAACACCAAGCTCCAGATTGTGAACCAGTCTGGCGTGGACCGCATGCAGATGGCCTGGGCCGATACGGTCGAAACGACGCCCCCGCAACAGGACCCGTTTGGCGGTTTTGATGCGGATGGAAAAGCAATCGCAGGCAAGCCTGCCGCAATCCCTGGTAAAATCGAAGCAGAAAACTATGACCTCGGTGGCAGCCGCGTCTCGTTCTACGACAAGTCTTCCACAAACGAAGGCGGTGCTTACCGCAAGGATGCTGTGGACATTGTTGCTTTAGATTCCGCCGATAAATCGAAAGGCTACGCTTTAGGCTACACGCAGGATGGCGAATGGCTTGAATATACCGTCAATGTGGCAAAAACGGCGAAATTCACTGTCGAAGTGCAAATGGCGACGGCTTCTGAAAAGGCGGGCGTGCAGCTCTTTATCGACAACAAGGCTGTTTCTGACAACATCATCGCAAAACAGGGCGAGGATTGGTCGACTTATACCGCCGTGCAATCCCAATTGGGCGAAATTGCTGCTGGTGAACACGTCCTCAAAATGCAAATTGTGGGCAATTACGTGAATATCGACAATATTCGCTTCTGCGAAGGCGAAAAATGCGAAGAAACGGTCGGAATCCGCGCAAATCGCGCTTCCTCCGTGCGCACTCTCGAAAACATCTCCCCGCGTCTCCGCATCCAAAACAACAAGCTCTTTGTCGAGAAAAATGGCAAACGCTTCGACCTCACCGGCCACCGCATCAAGTAA